CCGCGAGCACCGCCGCGAGTGCGACGACGCATGGCCGCAGCAGCGCGGGCGGCCGCGCAAGTGCGAAGGCTGCCTCAACGCCGGCGGCCCGCAAGCGCCGCGCGGCTGCCTGACCGTCGGCCCCGCGCCTGAGCCGCTTGCGACGACGCCATCGCCATGAACGACAGACTCGATACCTACAACCGCAAACGTCGCTTCGACGACACGCCGGAGCCGGCGGGCACGCGCACGAGCCGCAAGCAGGGCGGCCGGAAGACGGCCGCGCAGGCGTCCGCCGAGGCGCTGTCGTACGTGATTCAGGAGCACGACGCGCGTCGTTTGCACTACGACTTCCGGCTCGAACTGAACGGCACGCTCCTGTCGTGGGCGGTGCCGAAAGGGCCGAGCCTCGATCCGTCGGTGAAACGGCTGGCGGTGCATGTCGAAGACCATCCGGTCGAATACGGTTCGTTCGAAGGCGAAATTCCGCCGGGCAATTACGGCGCGGGCAGTGTGATCGTGTGGGATCGCGGCACATGGGAGCCGCTCGGCGGCGCGGCCGAGGCAGCGCGCGCTTACGCGGCCGGCAAGCTCAAGTTCCAGTTGCACGGCGAGAAACTGCACGGCGGCTGGACGCTGGTGCGCAGCCATATGCGCGGCAGCGGCGACAAGGAACAGTGGCTGCTCATCAAGGAACGCGACGATGAAGCGCGCAATGAAAGCGAGTATGACATTCTGAAGAAGCGTCCGGGTAGCGTGCTCGCCGATAGCGCCGCGGCGGGCAAAGGCGCAAAAACAGCGAAGACGGCGGCCGCGAAGAGCACAGCAAAAACTGCGAGCAAAGCGGCCGCGGCCGCGAAAGCCACTGCGGACCCGGACTCGGCGTCGATCGCGAAACGAACCGGCAAGAACGGCACGAAGCCGGCTTCATCTAGCCGCGCGGACCCGAAGCGACCCGACATCGTGGCCACGCGCAGCGCGCAATCGTTGCGCGAACTCGCCGCTTCGCCTTCGATCGAGGGCGCGGTGCCGGCACGCTTGCCCGCGACCTTCAAGCCCCAACTGGCGACGCTCGTCGACAGCGCACCTCCCGGCGATGAATGGTCGTACGAAATCAAGTTCGACGGCTATCGTGTGCTGGTCCGAATCGATAGGGCGACTAAGGGAAGCGCCGTCAAGGTGCTCACCCGCGCCGGCAACGACTGGACCGCGAAGTTCAGCAAACAGGTCAAGGCGTTCGAACGACTCGACATCGAAAGCGCATGGCTCGACGGCGAAGCCGTCGTGCTGGACCAGAACGGCGTGCCGAATTTTCAGGCGCTGCAAAACGCGTTTGATTCGAATCGTCTGCAAGACATTGTGATTTACCTCTTCGACATACCGTTTCTGAACGGCTACGACCTGCGCGGCGTGCCGCTCGAACAACGTCGCGCGATTCTGCGCGCGTTGCTCGAAGACGCCGACGACAGCGTGTTGCGCTTCTCCGACAATTTCGATTTCAGCGCGGATGAACTGCTCCGGAGCGCGTGCGACATGGCGCTGGAAGGCATCATCGGCAAGCGGCGCGACAGTGGCTATATGTCGGGACGTTCGTCGGCGTGGATCAAACTGAAGTGCCGACGACGCCAGGAGTTCGTGATAGGCGGCTACTCCGAACCGTCCGGCAGCCGCGCGGCGTTCGGTGCGCTGCTGCTCGGTGTCTACGACGGCAATGGCAAATTGCAGTATGCAGGGCGCGTGGGCACCGGTTTCGACGCGGCGCTGCTGCGCTCGGTGAAGAAAGAACTCGATGCGCACGAGACCCGGCACATGCCGTTCGCCGCCGCGCCGCGCGAACGCAGCCGCACGCCGGTGCATTGGGTCGAACCGGTGCTGGTCGCCGAATGCAATTTCGCGGAATGGACGAGCGACGGCATCGTGCGTCAGGCGTCGTTCGTGAGTCTGCGCAACGACAAGCCGGCGCGCCAGATCGTCAAGGAAACACCTCGACAGGGAGCCGACGTGCAACAGCAAACCGATTCTGTGTCTGACGACGCGCCCACGAAACGTGCTGCGCGCAAAACTTCCGCGAAGGCGGCGACGGCCCCCGGCGAAGTCGCCGGCGTCCGCATCTCCCATCCCGACCGCGTCATCGACAGGAGCAGCGGCACGCGCAAGCTCGACCTCGTGCGGTACTACGAATCGGTGGCCGACTGGATGCTGCCGCACTTGCAGGACCGGCCGGTGTCGCTGGTGCGCGCGCCGGAGGACATCGGCGGCGAGCTGTTTTTCCAGAAGCACAGCCAGAAGCTGTCGATTCCGAATGTCACGCAGCATCCGGGCCTCGATCCGGGGCACCCGCCGCTGATTACCGTCGATACGCTCAAGGCACTCGTCGGCGCCGCGCAAATGGGCACGGTCGAATTTCACACGTGGAATGCCGTGGTGTCGAACATCGAAAAGCCGGACCGCATGGTGTTCGACCTCGACCCCGACGCGTCGCTGGGTTGGGAGCGCATGATCGAGGCCGCGCAATTGACACGTTCGCTGCTCGAAGCACTCGGCCTCGCGTCGTTCTGCAAGACGAGCGGCGGAAAGGGATTTCACGTGGTCGTGCCGCTTGCGAAACAGGCTGGCTGGGACGAAGTGAAGGACTTTTCTCAGGCCGTCGCGCAGCACATGGCGGCGACGCTGCCCAAGTATTTCAGCGCGAAGATGGGCGCGCAGAATCGCAAGCAGAAAATCTTCGTCGACTACCTGCGCAACAACCGCGGGTCGAGCACGGTCGCCGCATTCTCCGCTCGTGCGCGGCCGGGCTTGGGCGTATCGGTGCCGCTGGCTTGGGACGAAGTCGCCGCAACGACGGGCGGTGATCAGTGGACCATCGAGAATCTGCACGAACGCCTCGCCGAGCTGAAAAGCGATCCGTGGGCGGACTACGCGAAAACGCGCCAGCGCATTACCGCTGCCATGAAAAAACGCCTGGATGACGCGCAGTAAGCGCGCTTCAGCGACCCTGATTCAAAGCGAAAAGGAGCACATCATGAAGACCTCACCGCAATCATCGGACGGCGACAAGCAGGCCGATCCGCACGCCAGGAAGCAACCTCGATCGATGCAGGAGGCCGCCGCGCCGCCGCCGCATGAAACCGACCAGAACCCGGAATCGCAACACGAGGACGGCCCGCGCCATGTCGGCAAGCAGGCGCATCGCGATCTCGAACGCGGGCTGAAAGATACGGACCGGCGCGGCGGAGATGAGTATCAGCAAAAGACGCAGAACGATGCCCATACCGACGTCAATTCCGACGGCAAAGCGTCCGGCGGCAAAACACCCGGCAGCGGGCGCGGCAAGCACTAACGGCGCGGCGGCGCGGGCGCGCCATGTGAGCCCGGGTCACCCGGTTCGCCGGCTGAGCCCGGCCCGCTGCCGGCGCATCTGCTTCAACCCGGCTCGCTGTCCCAGTACGGTGGGTCGCCGAAATGGGCGGTGAGGAATTCGATCAAGGCGAGCGTTTTCGGCGGCACGAACGAACGGCTCGGATACACCGCCCAGATCGCCACGCGTTCGGCGAGCGGATAGCTGTCCAGCACGCTGACCAGTTCGCCGCTGCGCAGAAACGGCGCGACGTCCCACGTCGATTTGAGCGCGATACCGAAACCGGCCAGCAGGGCGTCGCGGATCACTTCGCCGTTGTCCGTGACGAGGCGTCCGCTCACGCGCACCTCGATCGGCCCGGCGGGTGTCACGAAAGCCCAATCGCGCTGGTCCGACAGAATCATGCACTCGTGCTGCGCGAGATCCGAAGGATGATGCGGCGTGCCGCGCCCGGCAAGATAAGCGGGCGCCGCGCACAGCACCCGCCGGTTCACCGCGAGGCGCCGCGCCACCAGCGACGAATCCTTCAGCATGCCGATACGGATCGCCACGTCGATACCCGCATCGACGAGATCGATCACCTGATCGGTCAGGCGCAGATCGACGCTCACGCCGGGATAGCGGCGCAGAAATTCGCTGATCACAGGCGAGACGTGTTGCCGCCCGAACGACGAGGGCAGCGAGACACGCAAGCGGCCCTGCGGCTCGGCCTGCGCCCGGCCGACCGAGGCGCGCGCGGCGGCGGCCGCGTCGAGCAGGGCTTCGGCTCGCGTCATGAAGACTTCACCGTCCTGCGTGAGGCTGATGCGGCGGGTGGTTCGGTGCAACAGGCGCGCGCCGAGCAGCTTTTCCAGCTGCGCGATGCGCGAACTGGCCACCGCCGCCGACAGGCCGAATTCGCGCCCGGCGGCCGATACATTGGCAAGCAGGGCGGCTCGCACGAACAGGGCGACGTCGAGCAGATCGAGCCGCTCCCGCTCGCCGGACGAAACACGTGTGGATGGCGCAGGAAGATTCATTCTTCTGAAATTCAAAAAGATGTTTCAGTCATTATCGCGGTTTTATAAGAATAAGAACCGTCTTACGATGACGCCA
This genomic stretch from Paraburkholderia dioscoreae harbors:
- the ligD gene encoding DNA ligase D; translation: MNDRLDTYNRKRRFDDTPEPAGTRTSRKQGGRKTAAQASAEALSYVIQEHDARRLHYDFRLELNGTLLSWAVPKGPSLDPSVKRLAVHVEDHPVEYGSFEGEIPPGNYGAGSVIVWDRGTWEPLGGAAEAARAYAAGKLKFQLHGEKLHGGWTLVRSHMRGSGDKEQWLLIKERDDEARNESEYDILKKRPGSVLADSAAAGKGAKTAKTAAAKSTAKTASKAAAAAKATADPDSASIAKRTGKNGTKPASSSRADPKRPDIVATRSAQSLRELAASPSIEGAVPARLPATFKPQLATLVDSAPPGDEWSYEIKFDGYRVLVRIDRATKGSAVKVLTRAGNDWTAKFSKQVKAFERLDIESAWLDGEAVVLDQNGVPNFQALQNAFDSNRLQDIVIYLFDIPFLNGYDLRGVPLEQRRAILRALLEDADDSVLRFSDNFDFSADELLRSACDMALEGIIGKRRDSGYMSGRSSAWIKLKCRRRQEFVIGGYSEPSGSRAAFGALLLGVYDGNGKLQYAGRVGTGFDAALLRSVKKELDAHETRHMPFAAAPRERSRTPVHWVEPVLVAECNFAEWTSDGIVRQASFVSLRNDKPARQIVKETPRQGADVQQQTDSVSDDAPTKRAARKTSAKAATAPGEVAGVRISHPDRVIDRSSGTRKLDLVRYYESVADWMLPHLQDRPVSLVRAPEDIGGELFFQKHSQKLSIPNVTQHPGLDPGHPPLITVDTLKALVGAAQMGTVEFHTWNAVVSNIEKPDRMVFDLDPDASLGWERMIEAAQLTRSLLEALGLASFCKTSGGKGFHVVVPLAKQAGWDEVKDFSQAVAQHMAATLPKYFSAKMGAQNRKQKIFVDYLRNNRGSSTVAAFSARARPGLGVSVPLAWDEVAATTGGDQWTIENLHERLAELKSDPWADYAKTRQRITAAMKKRLDDAQ
- a CDS encoding LysR family transcriptional regulator, whose translation is MNLPAPSTRVSSGERERLDLLDVALFVRAALLANVSAAGREFGLSAAVASSRIAQLEKLLGARLLHRTTRRISLTQDGEVFMTRAEALLDAAAAARASVGRAQAEPQGRLRVSLPSSFGRQHVSPVISEFLRRYPGVSVDLRLTDQVIDLVDAGIDVAIRIGMLKDSSLVARRLAVNRRVLCAAPAYLAGRGTPHHPSDLAQHECMILSDQRDWAFVTPAGPIEVRVSGRLVTDNGEVIRDALLAGFGIALKSTWDVAPFLRSGELVSVLDSYPLAERVAIWAVYPSRSFVPPKTLALIEFLTAHFGDPPYWDSEPG